DNA from Rhizobacter sp. J219:
TCTTGCCGCCGAGGCTGATGCGGCGCGACGCGGCTTTGGGCAGCGTGTCGGTCGTCATGATGCCTTCCGCCGCAGTCGCCCAGTTGTCTTCCTTCAGGTCGGCAATCGCCGCCGGCAAGCCGGCTTCGATGCGGTCGACCGGCAGCGGCTCCATGATCACGCCGGTGGAAAACGGCAGCACCTGCTCAGGCGCGAGCTTGAGCTGCTTCGCCAGGGCCACGCAGGTGGCACGGGCACGGGCCAGGCCGTCTTCGCCGGTGCCGGCGTTGGCGTTGCCGGTGTTGATGACCATCGCCCGCAACGCCGAACCACCCGCCAGGTGCTGGCGGCACAGCTGCACCGGCGCCGCGCAATAGCGGTTGCTGGTGAACACACCCGCGACCTGCGAACCCTCGGCGAGCGTGATGACGGTCAGGTCGCGCCGGTTGGCCTTGCGCACACCAGCCATCGTGATGCCCAGCTTGACGCCGGAAACGGGGAAAAGCGCCTTCGGATCAGGCGCGACGAGATTCACAGGCATACGAACCTCCGAAGAGAAAGGACAGAGGGAGCGAAGCGAACCGACAGATCACGCAACACCCCGAGGAACCGGCTTTGCCGGGCCTCTCGGGTGGCGCCCCTTGGGGACAGGAGAAATAGCGACTTTGGGGTTCAAGCCAATTTGCCGTGGCACTGCTTGTATTTCTTGCCACTGCCGCAGGGGCATGGATCGTTGCGTCCGACCTTGCCGAGGTACTGATCGGCCACCGCCTGCGCGGCGTCCGTCTCCTGCGACACGCTGCCGTCTTCGTTGGGGTGCGTGTAGGTGACGTTGGAGATGGACTCGGCCCGCTCCTCGATCGCTTCGGCGGCTTCGGCCACCTGCTCCTGGGTCTGGATGCGCACGGTCATCAGCACGCGCGTCACGTCCATCTTCACCACGTCGAGCAACTGGCTGAAGAGTTCGAAGGCCTCGCGCTTGTATTCCTGCTTCGGGTTCTTCTGCGCATAGCCGCGCAGGTGGATGCCTTGGCGCAGGTAGTCGAGCGCCGCCAGGTGCTCGCGCCAATGCTGGTCGATCGACTGCAGCAGGATCATGCGCTCGAAGGGCATGAACTGCTCGGCACCCACACGCTCGAGCTTTTCCTTGAAGGCATCGTTGCCGGCCTTGACGACCATCTCGACGATGTCCTCGTCGGTCACGGCGGAACTCTTCTCGACGTGCTGCTTGAGTGCCAGCTCCAGCTGCCACTCTTCGCGCAGCGTCTTCTCCAGGCTGTCGAGGTCCCACTGTTCTTCGAGGCTTTCGGTGGGCACATAGGTGCGCACCACGTCGGTCAGCGTGCTTTCGCGCAGGTTGGTGATCTGGGCGGAAAGGTCTTTCGCTTCGAGGATCTCGTTGCGCTGCTGGTAGATCACCTTGCGCTGATCGTTGGAGACGTCGTCGTACTCCAGCAGCTGCTTGCGCATGTCGAAGTTGCGTGCCTCGACCTTGCGCTGCGCGCCTTCGATGCTGCGCGTGACGATGCCGGCTTCGATGGCCTCGCCCTCGGGCATCTTGAGCCGGTCCATGATGGCTCGCACGCGGTCGCCGGCGAAGATGCGCATCAGCGGGTCTTCGAGCGACAGGTAGAAGCGCGAGGAGCCCGGGTCCCCCTGGCGGCCGGAGCGGCCACGCAGCTGGTTGTCGATGCGGCGGGATTCGTGACGCTCGGTGGCGATGATGCGCAGGCCGCCGGCGGCTTTGACCTTCTCGTGCAGGCCTTGCCATTCGTCCTGCAGCGTCTTGATGCGTGCCGCTTTGTCGGCCTCCGGGATGGAAGCGTCGGCCTCGATCAGCTGCACCTGCTTCTCGACATTGCCGCCGAGCACGATGTCGGTGCCACGGCCTGCCATGTTGGTGGCAATCGTGATCACCCCCGGCCGCCCGGCCTGCGCCACGATCTCGGCTTCCTTGGCGTGCTGCTTGGCGTTGAGCACCTGGTGCGGCAGCTTGGCGGCCTTCAGCTTCTCGGAGATCAGCTCCGAGTTCTCGATCGAGGTCGTGCCCACCAGCACCGGCTGGCCACGCTCGTGGCAGCTGCGGATGTCTTCGATGACCGCGTTGAACTTTTCCTTGTTCGTCTTGTAGACGAGGTCGAGTTCATCCTTGCGGGCGGTCGGCTTGTTGGGCGGGATGACGACGGTTTCCAGGCCGTAGATCTCCTGGAACTCGTAGGCCTCGGTGTCGGCCGTACCCGTCATGCCCGACAGCTTGCCGTACATGCGGAAGTAGTTCTGGAAGGTGATCGAGGCGAGCGTCTGGTTCTCGCTCTGGATCTGCACACCTTCCTTGGCCTCGACGGCCTGGTGCAGACCGTCCGACCAGCGGCGGCCCGTCATCAGGCGGCCGGTGAATTCGTCGACGATGATCACCTCGCCGTCCTGCACCACGTAGTGCTGGTCGCGGTGGTAGAGGTGCGTGGCCCGCAACGCGGCGTACACGTGGTGCATCAGCGTGATGTTCTGCGGGTCGTAGAGGCTTGCGCCTTCGACCAGCAGGCCGGCTTCGCCAAGCACACGCTCGGCATTCTCGTGGCCTTCTTCGGTGAGGAAGACCTGGTGCGATTTCTCGTCGACGGTGAAGTCGCCCGGCTCGATCACGCCTTCGCCGGTGCGCGGGTCGGCTTCGCCGATCTGCTTCTTGAGCTTGGGCACCACGGCGTTGATGCGCACGTAGACTCGGTGTGGTCTTCGGCCTGGCCGCTGATGATGAGCGGGGTGCGAGCTTCGTCGATCAGGATCGAGTCGACCTCGTCGACGATGGCATAGCTCAATCCGCGCTGCACACGATCGGCGGTCTCGTAGACCATGTTGTCGCGCAGGTAGTCGAAGCCGTATTCGTTGTTGGTGCCGTAGGTGACGTCGGCAGCGTAGGCGGCCTGCTTCTCCTCGCGGGGCATCTGCGGCAGGTTCACGCCGACACTCAAGCCGAGGAAGGTGTAGAGGCGGCCCATCCATTCGGCATCGCGGCGGGCCAGGTAGTCGTTGACCGTCACCACGTGCACACCCTTGCCGGCGATCGCATTCAGGTAGACGGGCAGCGTGGCCATCAGCGTCTTGCCTTCGCCGGTGCGCATTTCGGCGATCTTGCCGTTGTGCAACGCCATGCCGCCAATGAGTTGCACGTCGAAGTGGCGCATCTTCAGCGCGCGCTTGCTGCCTTCGCGCACGACGGCAAACGCCTCGGGCAGCAGCTTGTCGAGCGACTCGCCGCCGGCGAAGCGGGCCCGGAACTCGTCGGTCTTGGCCTTCAGCGCCGCGTCGTCGAGCTTCTCGAACTGCGGTTCCAGTGCGTTGATCTGCTGCACCACTACCCGGTACTGCTTGAGCAGGCGGTCGTTGCGGCTACCGAATATCGAAGTCAGGACTTTGGGCAACATGCAGCGTCAGGGGATTGGAGCGAGGGACGGCGAGCCCCGAAACGCGCACGCGCGAAGGGCCCGCGCAGCGCGGGAAAAGCCGCGAATCTTACACCGGGGGGTTTGACCGCCCCGAGGCGGTCAGCGGGGTGACTGCACTGCGGCAGGGGCCGCTTTGTTGGCCGCGGCTGGGGTCGTTGCAGCGGCGGTGCGCGGCAACGCCGGCGGTGCCTTGCCCGAGAGGAATTTCGCCGGGTTTTGCAGCACCCCTTCGACGCTCACCTCGAAGTGCAGGTGCGGGCCGGTCGACCGCCCGGTGGTGCCGACCTGGGCCACGACCTGGCCACGTTTGACGAGATCGCCCGGCTTCACGAGGATCTTGGACGTGTGGGCGTAGCGGGTCGCGAGGCCATTGCCATGGTCGATCTCGAGCAGGTTGCCGTAGGCCGGGTGGAAGTCGGTCGAGCGCACCACACCGCCGGCGGCGGCCATGATGGGCGTGCCCACGTCGGCCGGGAAATCGAGGCCGGTGTGCAGCGCAGGCCGACCCGAGAACGGGTCGGAACGGAAGCCGAAGCCTGAGCCCACACCTCCATTGATCGGCGGGCTGTTGGGCACCATCAGCGCTTCCAGGCGCTTCTCGAAGAGGCGCGACTCGATCATCGTGAAGAGGTCGGCGCTCTGCTCGGCGGATTCATCGAGCGAATCCATCATGCCGTTCAGCTGCTCCAGCGACGGTTTGCGCGCAGGGATGAACGGCCCCCCTGGCCGCCACGGTGCACCGACGGGGCGATCTGCTTGAGCTCCTCCGGCTTCACCCCGGCCAGACCGGACACCCGCTCGCCGATGGCTTCCAACTTGATCAGCTTGGCCTGCATTTCGCCGACCTTCTGCGCCATGGCGTCGAGGTTCTCGCGCATGAAGCGGTCGCGCTGGGCGAACTCGTCGCGCACCACCAGGCGCACGATCTGGCTCACGACCGGCCAGCCTTCTCGCGCGGCCTTGAGGAAGATGACGTGGTAGATCGTGCCCGACAACGCCAGCAGACCGATCACCAAGCCGAGCGCCAGGGCGATCAGTTGCAGGCGGTTGAAGTGCAGCACACGGGTGCGCGCCATGCTGCCGTGGGTGATCATGATCTGCATCGCTAAACTCCTTGCGGTGAACCCGAAGCAGCCCCCGGTCACCCCCAACGCCATGCGCATGCAGGAAGCTTTGGCTTCTAGCCCTCCTCTTGCGCGACTGCAACAGCTGATACGGGAATCGAACGACCGCTTCGACGCTGTGCGCCCTGTCTTGCCGGCGGCTTTGGCCGCTCATGTGAAACCCGGACCCGTGGATGGCGATGGGTGGTCGTTGCTGGCGGCGAACGCCGCCGTGGCAGCCAAGCTGCGCCAGCTTCAACCTCGGCTTGAGGATGCACTCAAGCAGCGGGGATGGCAGGTTACTTCAATCAGGATCAAGGTTCAATCGGCGCAAGGCTAGACATGCACCAAGCTGATACGAGACGTATCGGCCATTGAAGGACCTTGAGAGAGATGGTGCCCCCGACAGGATTCGAACCCGTGACCTTCGGTTTACAAAACCGCTGCTCTACCAGCTGAGCTACAAGGGCTAAGACGTGAAACGCCTGAGATTCTAGGACTTGCGCCCGCTAACGCCCGTTACTTGATGCGCTTGAGTGCGGGACGCCCGCCAGCCGGCGGCTCTGGCGGTTCGCTGTCATCGCTCGATTTGCCAGTGGGTACTTCGGTCGATGGCGCGGCATCGCCCGTGGCCAAGCGCAAGCCCCCGGGCTGGGTCGGCCGGTCGGCAGCAGGAGGCGCCGGCTCGGAAGAAACCACGGCGGCGGGCTCGGTCGGCACCGGGAAGGCCATGCCCTGGCCGTTTTCACGGGCGTAGATGGCGATCACGTGATCAACCGGCACGGCGATGTCGCGCGACACGCCACCAAAGCGCGCCTTGAACTCGATCAACTCGTTGCCGAGCTTGAGCGAGGTGGTGGCCTCGAACCCGACGTTGAGCACGATCTCGTTGTTCTTCACATACTCGATCGGCACCTGCACGCTCGCGTCGACGTAGACCGCCAGATACGGCGTGAAGCCGTTGTCGGTGCACCAGTCGTGCAACGCCCGAATCAGGTAAGGACGGGTGGAAGTCCCGGCATTGCCCGGCGTCGTCGGGATCAGACTCATGACGACCCCTCGCCCGGCGAGTACGCCAAGCGATCCCCCGAGGGGATGCGGGCCGGCTTGGGAGCGGCCCGCCGCGTGAATGCGAGTTGATCCATCTCGACGCGCTTACTTGCGCATCACCTTCTCGGAAGGCGTCAGCGCTTCGATGTAGGCCGGGCGCGAGAAGATGCGCTCGGCGTACTTGAGCAGCGGCACGGCGTTCTTCGACATGTCGATGCCGTAGTAGTCCAGGCGCCACAGCAGCGGGGCGATGGCCACGTCGAGCATCGAGAAGTCGTCGCCCAGCATGAACTTGTTCTTCAGGAAGATCGGCGCGAGCTGCGTGAGGCGGTCGCGGATCTGCGAGCGAGCCTTCTCGAGCTGCTTGTCGTTGGGTTTGACGCCGGTGCTGCGGCCTTCGAGCACGTTGACATGCGCGAAGATCCCTTCTCGAAGTTGAGCAGGAACAGGCGAACGCGCGCACGCGCCACCGGGTCACCCGGCATCAGCTGCGGGTGCGGGAAACGCTCGTCGATGTACTCGTTGATGATGTGCGACTCATACAGGATGAGGTCGCGCTCCACCAGGATGGGCACCTCGTTGTATGGGTTCATCAACGCGATGTCTTCGGGCTTGGCGAAGAGGTCGACGTCGCGGATCTCGAAGTCCATGCCCTTCTCGAACAGGACAAAGCGGCAGCGGTGCGAGTAGGGGCAGGTGGTTCCGGAGTAAAGCACCATCATGATGGCGGCTCCTTTGAGCTTGAGGGGTCTTGCAAAACACAAACGGAGTGGGCGGGCCGGCGGCGGCGCTCCACTCCGCAGACGATCAACGGCTGGCGGGAGCCGCTGCTCGTTCGCTTATTTCACGTCTTTCCAGAAAGCAGCGTTCAGACGCCAGGCAATGAACGTGAAGAGGGCCAGGAAGAGCAACACGAACACGCCAAGACGGACACGATCGTGCTGAGCGGGTTCGCCCATCCACTGCAGGAAGGCCACGAGGTCACCCACCGCTTCGTCGTAGTCGTTCTGGCTCAGCGTGCCCGGCGTGAGCTGGGTGTAGCCCACGAAACGTTGTACGGTCTTGCCTTCGTGGTGAGGGTCCTTTTCCTCGACGTACTTCGGCGCGCGCTGGCCCTGCAGTTCCCACATCACATGGGGCATGCCCACGCTCGGGAAGGCGAGGTTGTTCCAGCCGGTGGCCTTGGTGTCGTCGCGGTAGTAGCTGCGCAGGTAGGTGTAGAGGTAGTCGGCGCCAGACCCCTTGCCGATGCTGGCGCGCGAGCGGGCGATCACGGTCAGGTCGGGCGGCACGCCGCCGAACCATTCCTTGGCCTGCTTCGGGTCCAGCGACGTCTTCATGGTGTCGCCCACCTTGTCGGTGGCGAACATGAGGTTCTTCTTGATCTGTTCTTCGGTCAGCCCGATGTCGCGCAGGCGGTTGTAGCGCATGAACGAGGCCGAGTGGCAGTTCAGGCAGTAGTTGACGAAAAGCTTGGCGCCGTTTTGCAGCGACGCCACGTCGGTCGTCTTGGCAACGGGGAAACGGTCCCAGGCGATGCCGCCTTCGGCCGCCACAGCGCCCGCGGTGAAGCCGAACGACGCCAGCAGGATGAGGATGAGTTTCTTCATGGTGTGTGATTCCGGCTCGTCTCGTCAGTGGGCGCTGAAAGTGACGCGATCAGGCACCGGCTTGGACTGGCCGATGCGGCTCCACCAGGGCATGAGCAGGAAGAAGCCGAAGTAGAAGAGCGTGCCGACTTGCGAAACCCGTTCGCCGATAGGCGAAGGAGGTTGCACACCCAGGTAGCCGAGCACGGCGAACACGACTACGAAGATGCCGTACATCACCTTGTGCCAGCTCGGGCGGTAACGGATGGACTTGGCCTCGGCGCGGTCCAGCCAGGGCAGGAAGAACATGATGACGACGGCGCCGCCCATCACGACCACGCCCCAGAACTTGGCTTCGAAGGTCAGCAGCAGACCGGCAGCGACCAGCGCACCGATGGCGATCACGAGCTTGGCCATGCCGGAGAAACCGCCACGCACGATGGCCAGCACCGCACCCAGACCCACGAGTGCGACAAGCACGTAGACCATCTGGTCGGTCGTGGCGCGCAGCATCGAGTAGTAGGGCGTGAAGTACCAGACCGGAGCGATGTGCGCCGGGGTCTTCAGCGGGTCGGCCGGGATGAAGTTGTTGTATTCGAGGAAGTAGCCGCCGAACTCAGGCGCGAAGAACACCACGGCCGCGAAGAAGAACAGGAAGATGCTCGTCGCGTAGATGTCGTGCACCGTGTAGTACGGGTGGAAGGGCACGCCGTCGAGCGGAACGCCAGCAGCATTCTTCTTGGCCTTGATTTCCACGCCGTCAGGGTTGTTGGAGCCCACTTCGTGCAGCGCGATGATGTGCGCGACCACGAGGCCCAGCAGCACCAGCGGCACGGCGATCACGTGGAAGCTGAAGAAGCGGTTCAGGGTCGCGTCACTCACCACGTAGTCGCCACGGATCAGCAGCGCCAGGTCCGGACCGACGAAGGGCACTGCGGCGAACAGGTTGACGATCACCTGGGCGCCCCAGTACGACATCTGGCCCCAGGGCAGCAGGTAGCCCATGAAGGCTTCGGCCATCAGGCACAGGAAGATCGCGCAGCCGAAGATCCACACCAGTTCGCGCGGCTTGCGGTAGCTGCCGTAGATCATCCCGCGGAACATGTGCAGGTAGACCACGATGAAGAAGGCGCTGGCGCCGGTGGAGTGCATGTAACGCACCAGCCAGCCCCAGGGCACGTCGCGCATGATGTACTCGACCGAGGCGAAGGCGAGGTTCGCATCGGGCTTGTAGTGCATCACGAGGAAGATGCCGGTGACGATCTGGATCACCAGCACCAGGAGCGCAAGCGAACCGAAGACGTACCAGAAGTTGAAGTTCTTCGGAGCGTAGTACTCGCTCATGTGCTCTTTGTAGAGCTTGCTCGCGGGGAAACGGTTGTCGACCCACGTCATCAGCTTCTCGCCGATCGGGGCATTGGGGCTGACTTGCTTGAACTCGGCCATGTTGTTCTCCTGAAATGCCTCTGCGCCTGGGGTCAGGCCTTCTTGTCTTCGCCGATCAGCAGGCGGGTCTCGGACAAGTACATGTGCGGAGGCACTTCGAGGTTGTCAGGGGCGGGCTTGTTCTTGAAGACGCGGCCGGCCATGTCGAACGTGGAGCCGTGGCAGGGGCAGATGAACCCACCGGCCCAGTCATCCGGCAGCGAGGGCTGCGGGCCGGCCTGGAACTTGTCGGACGGAGAACAGCCGAGGTGCGAGCAGATGCCCACGGCGACGAGGAACTCGGGCTTGATCGAGCGATGCTCGTTGCGAGCGTATTCAGGGGTCAATTCGTCCGCCTTGCGGACCGACTTCGGATCGGCCAACTGGGCGTCGATCTTGGGCAACGCGGCCAATTGCTCCGGAGTGCGCCTGACGATCCACACCGGCTTGCCGCGCCATTCGACGGTGACCTTCTCGCCCGGCTTCAGCGAACTGATGTCGACTTCGACAGCCGCGCCAGCCGCACGGGCCCGCTCAGAGGGTTGGAAGGTGCTGACAAAGGGCACGGCGGTGGCGACACCACCGACAGCGCCTGCACCACAGGCGATGGCAACCCAGGTGCGGCGGCCTTGATCGACTTGCTGGTCACTCATGGAGGTCCTCAATACGGGTCTTACGGTCTTCTTTGCAGAAGAATGACTTCTAATCAGGGGCAACCGGCGATTCTAGCGGACGTGTCAACCCCATCGGCCGCAGCTTCTCGCCGCGCAAGCACCTGCCCACACGCCGCCCACGCGCCTTGACATCCCCGAGGGGTCGGCAATACTGCGCCGCACCCGTCTGCAGGAGGAAACCATGGGATTCGCCAAGGAGTTCAAGGAGTTCGCGGTCAAGGGCAATGTCGTTGACCTGGCGGTCGGCGTCATCATCGGCGCGGCCTTCGGCAAGATCGTCGACTCGATCGTCAAGGACCTCGTGATGCCGATCATCGGCAAGATCATCGGGGGGCTGGACTTTTCCAGCTACTTCATCATGCTCTCGGCACCGCCTCCCGACTTCAAGGGGCCGATGACCTACGAGGCGCTCACCAAGGCGGGCGTGCCCCTCTTCGCCTACGGCAACTTCATCACCGTGGCGCTCAACTTCGTGATCCTCGCGTTCATCATTTTCATGATGGTCAAGCAGATCAACCGGCTGAAGAAAGAAGCACCCGCCGCGCCGCCTGCCGCCACGCCGGAAGACGTGGTGTTGCTGCGCGAGATCCGCGACGCACTCAAGAAGTAGGCCATCGCCGCGCACGGGCGGCTGATTCGCGGCCCCAGGCGGCCCGTCGCCGGGGGGCAACGCCGTGGCGGCCGCCGTCGGTTTGGCCCCATACTTGCAGGACGTGCGCTCAAAAGGCGAGAGATGAGATGAGCGCGTCCCGGCCGGCCGACGACGGCCTCGTTCGAGATGAATCAGACCGACCCACGCGCTCAGGCTGCGTTCGACGCAGCCATGCATCACATCAAGACGACCACGGCGACGGTCGCCGATCGCGTGAGCGACCACCTCGGCGTCCTGGCCTCGGCCGCCACCCGCATCTTCGACCGTGACGCGCTGATCAACACCCAGCTCGACCTGCGCCGCCACATGAGCACCTTCGTGCTCGTCTTTGCGGACACGCTCGCCAAGCGCGTCACCCGCGAACTCAGCCCCAACCGCGAAACCGGCCGCAGCCTCGCTGAAACCGACTGGCAATCGCTGAGCCTGGTCGACGACAGCGAAGTCGAAGAGCAGATGCACGCCGACCGCATCGGTCAGGCCATCAGCCACGGCTGCGAGTGGGAGCTGCGCGAGATCGCTTCCTACACCGGCCAGTTGCTCGGGATCGGCCGTGCCGACCATGAGCGCAACCCCTTGCGCGGGGAGGTGCTCGGCGAGGCGATGTACCGGGCGATCACCTCGGTCAGCAACGACCGCGACTGCCGCAAGATCCTCGCCCGCGAACTGGCACTCGCCATGTCGCGGGTGATGCCGCAGTGCTACGCCGACATCCTGAAGGACTTCCGGGCCCGCGGCATCCAGCCCGTTGGACTCACGGTGCGCGGCGTCGAAGGCCCGGGCAACGAGATCGCACGCGACCATGTGATCTCGGGTTACGACAAGCTGCGCCGCGAAACCGGTGCGTCGACGGGCGGAGGGCATTTCAGCGGCAGCGCCCACGTCACGTTCGACGACACGACCACGGGTGTGCCGGGCAAGCCCAGCCCGGCCGCGGGACGAGGGGTTGGCGGCGGCGGTGGTGGCACCGGCCCGGGACTCGCGGGGTTGGGCGGGGCAGGCGGCGGTGGCTTCGGTGGCGGTGGTGGACAACATGGCGGCGCGCCGACGGGCGGTCCCGGCAACCCTGCCGCCTATGCAGGCCGCCCCGCTGCCGGGGGCGGCATGCCCCCGCCGGCGGGCGGCGGCTCGTTGCGCGGCGGTGGTGCTGCCGCAGCAGGAGGTGGCGGCGGAGGACGCAGCGGCCCGGCCAACCCTGCTGTCCAGGCCGATGCGGAGATGATGGCGCTGATCCGCCGTCTGACCTTCCTCGCCACGCGTCCAGCCGACCTGGGCGGCCCCACCGGGCCGGCCAGCCTGGGTGGCAGCAGCGGCCTGGGTGGTGCGAGCGGTTTCGGCAGCGCAAGGTCCGCCGGCGGCCCGGTCACCGGTGGCAGCGGCTACGGTGACCTTGCCTCAGGCCTGATGGCCGCCAACCTGATCCGCGCCCACCGCGACGAGCTTCGTCAAGCCTCGACCGGAGCCCTCGATCACATGGTGATCGATGTGGTGGGCAGCCTGTTCGACCAGATCCTGTCCGACCCACGCGTGCCGCCCCAGATGGCGCGCCAGATCGCACGGCTGCAGCTGCCGGTGCTGCGTGTGGCGCTGCAGGACAACAGCTTCTTCTCCTCGCGCAAGCACCCGGTGCGTCGCTTCGTGAACCGCATGGCGTCGTTGGCCGCGGCCTTCGAAGACCTCGACGAAGGCACCGGCAAGCAGTTCATGGCGCGGGTACGCGAGCTGGTGCAGGAGATCGTCCAGGGCGACTTCGACCAGATCGAGCTTTATTCGAACAAGCTCACTGCGCTCGAGAACTTCGTCGCCCAGCAGGCCAAGGCCGAGGTCGAGGAAACCGCCAAGGCCGTCTCGGTGGTCGACGGCAAGGAATCCGATCTGCGCGTGCAGCAGCGCTACATGCTGCAACTGCGCGCCGCGCTCGTGCCCCTTTCGCTGCCGGAGTACCTGCGCGACTTCCTGGCCCAGGTGTGGAGCCAGGCCATCGCACTGGCCACACGCCGCGAAGGTGCCCAGTCCGAGACGGTGCAGCGCCTGAAACGCGCTGGCCGCGACCTGGTGATGAGCGTGCAGCCCAAGGGGTCGCCGGCGCTGCGCAAGAAGTTCCTGATGCAGCTGCCGCCGCTGATGAAGGACCTGAACGAGGGCATGAAGCTCGTCGGCTGGCCCGAGGCGGCGCAGAAGGACTTCTTCGGCAAGCTGCTGCCGGCCCACGCCGACTCGTTGAAGGCCGCGCCGCTCACCGAACTCGACTACAACCTGCTGGCCAAGCAGGTCGAAGGTGTGTTCAACACGCCGGTGCCCGAGCCCGACGCGCTGCTGCGCGACGTGCCGATCACGAGCACCGCCGGCGGAGCCACGGCCCTCGAACCGCAGTTCTCCGACACCGAGGCCCAGCAGATCGGCCTGGTCGACGAAACCGCGGTCGACTGGTCGAAGGATGTCGACATCGACCTCACGGCCGTCGAGCCCGAGCCGGAACCGGTCAACAGCGCCCCTGACACGCAGCCGGTCGACCTCAACCTCGACCTCGCCGCCCAGCTCGACATCAACCTCGACGCCTCGTCGGAGCCAGCCGAGCCGACGCAGGGTGTGCAGTTGATGGACCACGTGAAGCTTGGCTTCGCGTACCGCATGCACCTCAACGACCAGTGGCAGAAGGTGCGCCTGAGCTACGTGAGCCCAGGGCGTGCGTTCTTTGTCTTCACCCGCGGCAAGCGCCACACCGAAACGGTGTCGCTCACCGCACGCATGCTCTCGCGCATGTGCGAGACGGGGCGCTTCAAGGCGTTCGAGAGTTCGTACCTGATCGAGCGGGCGGCCGCGCGGGCGCGCAAGCAACTCGCGGCGCTCACCGCCAACAGCAAATAGCCGGTCAGGACGAGAGCCGCCGCGCCATCCGCAAGGCGGCGACCAGACTCGACGCATCGGCGCGGCCGGTGCCGGCGATGTCGAACGCCGTGCCATGGTCGGGGCTGGTGCGCACGAACGGCAGGCCAAGCGTCACGTTCACCCCTTGCTCCACGCCGAGGTACTTCACCGGGATCAGCCCGTGGTCGTGGGTCATCGCCACCACCACGTCGAACTCTCCCGGATGGGCCGCGGTGTGACGGGCACGCATGAACACCGTGTCGGGTGCAAACGGTCCGCTCGCATCGATGCCTTCGGAGCGGGCCGCCGCGATGGCCGGCCCGATGATGCGTTGCTCTTCGTCGCCGAAGAGCCCGCCCTCGCCTGCATGCGGGTTGAGCCCCGCAACGGCCACCCGCGGCGCTGCGATCCCGAAGGCGCGCATGGCCCGGTCGGTGATGCGCAAGGTTTCGAGCACGCCGTCTTGCGTCACG
Protein-coding regions in this window:
- a CDS encoding ClpXP protease specificity-enhancing factor, whose translation is MSLIPTTPGNAGTSTRPYLIRALHDWCTDNGFTPYLAVYVDASVQVPIEYVKNNEIVLNVGFEATTSLKLGNELIEFKARFGGVSRDIAVPVDHVIAIYARENGQGMAFPVPTEPAAVVSSEPAPPAADRPTQPGGLRLATGDAAPSTEVPTGKSSDDSEPPEPPAGGRPALKRIK
- a CDS encoding M23 family metallopeptidase, producing MMDSLDESAEQSADLFTMIESRLFEKRLEALMVPNSPPINGGVGSGFGFRSDPFSGRPALHTGLDFPADVGTPIMAAAGGVVRSTDFHPAYGNLLEIDHGNGLATRYAHTSKILVKPGDLVKRGQVVAQVGTTGRSTGPHLHFEVSVEGVLQNPAKFLSGKAPPALPRTAAATTPAAANKAAPAAVQSPR
- a CDS encoding DciA family protein, producing the protein MLPWVIMICIAKLLAVNPKQPPVTPNAMRMQEALASSPPLARLQQLIRESNDRFDAVRPVLPAALAAHVKPGPVDGDGWSLLAANAAVAAKLRQLQPRLEDALKQRGWQVTSIRIKVQSAQG
- a CDS encoding cytochrome bc complex cytochrome b subunit; the encoded protein is MAEFKQVSPNAPIGEKLMTWVDNRFPASKLYKEHMSEYYAPKNFNFWYVFGSLALLVLVIQIVTGIFLVMHYKPDANLAFASVEYIMRDVPWGWLVRYMHSTGASAFFIVVYLHMFRGMIYGSYRKPRELVWIFGCAIFLCLMAEAFMGYLLPWGQMSYWGAQVIVNLFAAVPFVGPDLALLIRGDYVVSDATLNRFFSFHVIAVPLVLLGLVVAHIIALHEVGSNNPDGVEIKAKKNAAGVPLDGVPFHPYYTVHDIYATSIFLFFFAAVVFFAPEFGGYFLEYNNFIPADPLKTPAHIAPVWYFTPYYSMLRATTDQMVYVLVALVGLGAVLAIVRGGFSGMAKLVIAIGALVAAGLLLTFEAKFWGVVVMGGAVVIMFFLPWLDRAEAKSIRYRPSWHKVMYGIFVVVFAVLGYLGVQPPSPIGERVSQVGTLFYFGFFLLMPWWSRIGQSKPVPDRVTFSAH
- a CDS encoding cytochrome c1, whose protein sequence is MKKLILILLASFGFTAGAVAAEGGIAWDRFPVAKTTDVASLQNGAKLFVNYCLNCHSASFMRYNRLRDIGLTEEQIKKNLMFATDKVGDTMKTSLDPKQAKEWFGGVPPDLTVIARSRASIGKGSGADYLYTYLRSYYRDDTKATGWNNLAFPSVGMPHVMWELQGQRAPKYVEEKDPHHEGKTVQRFVGYTQLTPGTLSQNDYDEAVGDLVAFLQWMGEPAQHDRVRLGVFVLLFLALFTFIAWRLNAAFWKDVK
- the mscL gene encoding large conductance mechanosensitive channel protein MscL, with product MGFAKEFKEFAVKGNVVDLAVGVIIGAAFGKIVDSIVKDLVMPIIGKIIGGLDFSSYFIMLSAPPPDFKGPMTYEALTKAGVPLFAYGNFITVALNFVILAFIIFMMVKQINRLKKEAPAAPPAATPEDVVLLREIRDALKK
- the petA gene encoding ubiquinol-cytochrome c reductase iron-sulfur subunit, coding for MSDQQVDQGRRTWVAIACGAGAVGGVATAVPFVSTFQPSERARAAGAAVEVDISSLKPGEKVTVEWRGKPVWIVRRTPEQLAALPKIDAQLADPKSVRKADELTPEYARNEHRSIKPEFLVAVGICSHLGCSPSDKFQAGPQPSLPDDWAGGFICPCHGSTFDMAGRVFKNKPAPDNLEVPPHMYLSETRLLIGEDKKA